The candidate division WOR-3 bacterium genome segment CGAGGCGGTGGATGTCGACAATATCTACAAGATCCCGCTCGTCTTCCACCGGCAGAACCTGGATGGATACATTTGCCGGCTGCTCGGTCTGAAGACCCACAAACCCGACCTCGCAGCCTGGCAGCGCCTCGTCGAGCGCGAGACCCTCACCACCGAGGTACTTGAGGTCGGACTGTGCGGCAAGTACGTGGGGCTGCACGACGCCTACAAGTCGGTGGTCGAAGCAGTGCACCACGCAGCTTCCGCTGTGGGCGTGAGCGCGAAGATACGCTGGATTGAGTCGGAAGAGATTACTCCGGAGACGGTCGAGGAACGTCTCGCAGGCCTGGCCGGGATAGTCGTGCCCGGCGGGTTCGGCGTGCGCGGGATCGAGGGTAAGCTCTGTGCCGTGAAGTACTGCCGCGAGCGCAAGCTGCCCTTCCTCGGGCTGTGCGTGGGACTTCAGTCGGCCGTGATAGAGGCCTCCCGGAGTCAGTGCGGGCTGGATGGTGCCAATTCGACCGAGTTCAACCCGCGGACTACCTACCCGGTTATCTACATGATGCCGCGTCAGCGCGGAGTTCGGCGCAAGGGTGGTACGATGCGGCTTGGGGCATGGCCGTGCCGAATCAAGAGAGGCAGCGTTGCCTGGCGGTGCTATGGACGGCCGCAGGTATCGGAGCGGCATCGGCATCGCTACGAGCTCAATCTCAAGTACCTGCCTGTGCTCGAAGAGAAGGGGCTGCTGGCCACCGGCAAGTCGCCGGACGGGAAGCTGGTGGAGATCGTCGAGCGAAAGGACCACCCGTTCTTCCTGGCTACGCAGTTCCACCCGGAGTTCAAGTCAAGGCCGCTCAGGCCTCATCCACTATTCCACGAGTTCATCAAAGCCGGCCATGAGTTTGCCCGCCGTCGCTCTCGCGCTGGTTCGGGCACTGCCCAGTAGCCCGGCAGCGCTACTCTCCCGCACAATTGTCCTGCTCTATCTGGCGCTCCGGCCCGACCATCGCCAGGAGATCAGGCGTAACCTGCGCATTATCACAGGGAAAGACAACCGGTGGTTCTGGATCCGAAACGGGTGGAGGCTGGGGCTAAACCTTTCCGTCATGGCCAAGGTTGGCACGCGAACAGGGGATGCACTAGTTGACAGAGCGAAGGTCTACGGTGAGAATCTACTGTGCCAGACAGTGGAACGAGAATTGCATACTACCATGGCCTCCTATCACTTCGGACTGTGGGAGTATCTGCCTCAGGTGTTCGGCCGCAATGGTCGTCGAGTCGCTCTGGCGGTCGGAGAGCAGAGGGACACGGCTCTAGACAGACAACTATCTCGCCTGCGTCGCGCCGGCGGCGTGACCATGGCCAGAGGCTTGCGGCAGGCGATCAAGGCCCGTGAACGATCCTCGATAACCGGGTTCATGCTGGACAACACAAGGCAGGGCCTCCAAGTTTGGACAGAGTGGGACGGCATCAGGGTGAGGATGCCGGGCATCGGATTCAGGCTGGCCGCGCGTAGAGGCGGTCAGTTGGTTCCGGCATTCGCCAGACTGCAGAACGGCAGGGTACGGGTGGATGTCTACCCTCCGGGCAACGAGCAGGCGGCGGCGCGCGCCTTGTGCGAAGAGGTGCGGGAGCACCCGGAGGAGTGGGTGTGGTGGGGTAAGGCGGGGGCGATCGCGCAGTGAATTCGGAACTCAGAATCCAGGATCCCGAATGCAGAATGCGGGCCGGACGACGGATCGCAAACTGCATCATCGGCGTTCTGTCCTCCGCGTTTCTCGCCTGCAGTGACAAGCCGGTCTGCGGGCCGAATCCGGTGCTGCCGAACCAGGAAGTGGACGCCTTCACTCTGCACGAGAGCTCCAGCGGCAAGCGGTTGTACACACTCGAGGCGCAGAGAGC includes the following:
- a CDS encoding CTP synthase, producing MAKYIFVTGGVVSSLGKGIATSSIGLLLRSRGLNVVPLKFDPYINVDPGTMSPFQHGEVFVTDDGAETDLDLGHYERFIDLSLSQDNNVTAGQVYSAVIERERRGAYLGRTIQVVPHITGEIKDRIRRLAKGRDVVITEIGGTVGDIEGQPFLEAARQFALEEGRHNVIYIHLTLVPYIKTAGEYKTKPTQHSVRELLDMGIQPDIVMCRAETALPQDSRDKIALFCNVKPEAVVEAVDVDNIYKIPLVFHRQNLDGYICRLLGLKTHKPDLAAWQRLVERETLTTEVLEVGLCGKYVGLHDAYKSVVEAVHHAASAVGVSAKIRWIESEEITPETVEERLAGLAGIVVPGGFGVRGIEGKLCAVKYCRERKLPFLGLCVGLQSAVIEASRSQCGLDGANSTEFNPRTTYPVIYMMPRQRGVRRKGGTMRLGAWPCRIKRGSVAWRCYGRPQVSERHRHRYELNLKYLPVLEEKGLLATGKSPDGKLVEIVERKDHPFFLATQFHPEFKSRPLRPHPLFHEFIKAGHEFARRRSRAGSGTAQ
- a CDS encoding lysophospholipid acyltransferase family protein; the protein is MSLPAVALALVRALPSSPAALLSRTIVLLYLALRPDHRQEIRRNLRIITGKDNRWFWIRNGWRLGLNLSVMAKVGTRTGDALVDRAKVYGENLLCQTVERELHTTMASYHFGLWEYLPQVFGRNGRRVALAVGEQRDTALDRQLSRLRRAGGVTMARGLRQAIKARERSSITGFMLDNTRQGLQVWTEWDGIRVRMPGIGFRLAARRGGQLVPAFARLQNGRVRVDVYPPGNEQAAARALCEEVREHPEEWVWWGKAGAIAQ